The window TGTCGCACGCGCTGGCGATGTAGTATGCGCCCGAAGCTCCCACCGACTCGATGGATGCGATCACCTTCTTGTGGTTCTCCTGTCGCACACGCAGCACCTCATGGTAGATCTCCTGCGACGCCGCCGCCCCGCCACCAGGCGAGTTAATGTGCAGCAGAATGGCCTTTACCGACGAGTCGTCCCCGAACTTGCGCAGCTGGTTGTCGACACTCTCCGCCGACAAAATCACACCCGACACGTCGATCACCGCGATCCGATCGTTGTTCAGCCCCAACCCGGCCGCATCGCCGCCAGCCGAGCGCATCGTAAACCAGACCATCAGCGACACCAGCAGACAGACCGCTGCCAGCGAACCCGCAATAATGCCGATGTAAAACCACGCAGAACGACGTGGAGCCGGTGGCAAACCGTAGCTTTGCGAGTAACCATAGGCAGGAGCCTGGGCGTACGGACGAGACGGTGGTGGGGGCGGTGGTGGAGGCGTTGAAAAGTCTTCCGGCATGCTGTGGAGTTTAGCAGGGACGACCCTTCGCCGCGTAGCAGGGACGGCCCTTCGGCGCGTAGATGGCCGCCAATTGCGACTAGGAACAAAAATGCATACAGGATGAGAAAAAATAGAGCCAAATCGCCCTTTTCCGAGTCAAATATTGCAGTATGATAAACGGCGGCACACCGCGTGTATCTCACTGCAATTAGTGGTTGGAAGAGGGTTTGGACGACGTCATGGCGCATCCGCAACTAAGTATCGTAATTCCGGCATTTAACGAAAGTGCCCGTATCGAGCACGCTCTGGATCGGGTTCTGTCGTGTGTGGCCGAGCAGGGCTGGGACGCCGAAGTACTAGTCATCGACGACGGTTCAACCGACAACACCGCAGCAATCGTCCAGCGCTGGATGCCCGAGCATCCCCGACTCCACCTCGTCCAGAACCCCGGCAATCGTGGCAAGGGCTACTCAGTCCGTAACGGCCTCCTGCAGGCTGCAGGCGATATCGTGATGTTCACCGACGCCGACCTCTCCTCTCCGATGGAAGAGGCGGAGCGTCTCATCGCCGCCCTCAACGACGGCGCAGACGTCGCCATCGGCTCCCGCTGGATGGATCGCACCCGCCAGACCATCCATCAGCCGCTCTACCGCCAGTTCTTCGGTCGCTGCTTCAACTGGGTTACTCGCACCGTCATGGGTCTGCCCTTCAAAGATACCCAGTGCGGCTTCAAGGCCTTTAAACGCTCAGCCGCGCAGGTCATCTTCCGTCTTCAGACCATCGAGCGCTGGGGCTTCGATCCCGAGATTCTCTTCATCGCTCGCAAGCTGAAGTACACCATTCGCGAGGTCCCGGTCACCTGGGGCCACGACGAGCGCAGCCGCATGAGCTACCTCCGCGATGGAATGAAGATGCTCGAAGACATGGCTCGCATCCGTGGAAACTTCATGGCTGGCCGTTACGACAAGGCCATCGCTGCCATGAAGGACACCAGCACCATGGTGACCCCGCAGGTGGAACAGGCCGTTCACGAGGTCGTACCCGAAGTCCGCTAGACAGATCTCCGCTAGACAGAAGACCGCGACACAACCTAGACAAAACGAACTTCGCGCTCCCTCGAACCAGACAATTCTCCGCGCTTCAAACTGAAAAGCATTCGGCTCAATAGCGCGCGTCTCGAAGATTCAGCTCGAAGATACCGTCACCGAGGTAAGACGCCGCACGAATACAGCAGCTTCCCTTCATTCCTCCGCTCGCGTACTCTAGGAGCAACAAACTCCAGGAGCAACAAAGAGGAGCGCAGCTACGCGAATCTTACGCAACGAGAGAACGAACGGAGGACGCCCCTCTCAGATCTGCGAGATATGCGCACGGATCGTTCTCTGGATTACGCTCGTGATGATTGGGATGTGTCCTATTACAGAGCAGTTTTGTGCGCTCGACGATTTTCCGCGTGGCGGCCAGGATAGTGAACTAACGCTTCTCCTTCTGATCTCTCTCACAGCTCTTGTGCTCTTGCTCGCTCTGCGTCGAAGAGCAAACCTGAACGATGCCTTTGCCCTCTGGCGCGAGTTCTTTGCCGTGCCACTCCATCTGTTCTTTCGGCGATCCCTCTTTGCCGTCAATGTGCAAATCGCCTGGGCGGCGGTCAAAAAGAAGCCTGATAGTCTCATCGCCCTTCCGCTTCCTCTAAGAATCTGATCTCTCTCCTGATCTCTCACGCTGTCGGCTCCGACGAGCCGGCCAGGTACCCGTGTCACTGATCGTCCTCACCGTGGGACTGATCCGGAGAGAATATGAAAAAGTCAGAAGTACTCCATGCCTGGACAAGGATCTTGTCCGGTCGCGCCCCATCGCTCTCCATCGAGATCACCAAAGAGTGCCCGCTGCGTTGCCCCGGATGCTACGCTTTCGACCCAGCTCACCTCGGCAACAACACTTTGCTGACCGAACTCTCCGACTTTCGCGGAGAGGAGCTGGTCAACCGCATACTCTCCCTGCTCGACAAACAGAAGCCGCTGCACGTATCCCTCGTTGGCGGCGATCCCTTCGTTCGATACCGTGAACTCGAGCAGCTTATCCCGCAGATCGAGGCGCGCGGCATCCACACTCAGATCGTGACGAGTGCCTTTCGTGTGATTCCTGCATCCTGGCGCAAGTACAAAAAGCTCAATATCGTGGTATCGATTGATGGCCTGCAGCCGGAGCATGATGTACGCAGGGCGCCTGCAACCTATGACCGCATTCTCAAGAACATCGTTGGCACAAAGATCACGATCCATTCGACGATCACCTCCCAGATCGCCTCTCGTCCGGGGTATCTCGAAGAATTTCTGCGTTTTTGGAGTGACAACCCAGCGATCGTCAAGATATGGTTCAGCCTATTCACCCCGCAGCGTGGGGCAACCGATCCAGAGATTCTCACGAAGGGCCAGCGTGTCTCTGTCATGAATGAACTCCGTCTGCTGCGACCGCGCTTTCCCAAGTTGGACATGCACGACATCGTCATCGACGAGATCGCCACACCGCCATCCAGTCCGGAAGAGTGCATCTTCGCTCGGACGACCGAAACGATCTCGGCCGACCTCACCACCAAAATCACGCCATGCCAGTTTGGTGGAGACCCCGACTGTTCCCAATGCGGCTGCATCGCTTCCATGGGACTTGCCGCCGTGGGCCACCACAAACTGGTCGGCGGTCTCACCGCTGGGCATCTCTTCCTGGCGTCAGATCGGTTCGGAAAAAATTGGCGTACACTGCAGAACGCGTTTACTTCAAAGCCCACGGTGCGGACTAAACCTGAACCGTTCCACATCTTGCCGACCGAAACCCTCACCAAAGAAAGGGGAAAAGCGTGAGCAATTGCGAATGCAGCTTCGAAGGAGAATTGCGCAAGGATCTTGTCCGGTTTAGCAGATGGCTCTCCCGCCTCGGCTTTGCTCCAGGTACGTCTGGTAACCTCTCCGTCCGTCTGGACCAGATCGGCTTCTCATCACCCCCACCGGCGTCAGCAAGGCCCTGGTCCGACGATCCGACATGGTGATCGCCGATCTCCACGGCCGTCTGCTTTGCGGGACCAGGAGAGTCACCAGTGAGGTCGGCATGCACCTGGCCATCTACGAGAAGCGACCAGACGTGCAGGCCGTCATCCACTCCCACCCACCCATCGCAACGGCCTTCGCCTGTTCCGGACGAGCTCTCGACGAGGTGCTCTGCCAGGAAGCCGTGATGACGGTGGGGCGCATCCCTCTTGCGCCATACGCCACCACCGGAACAGACGAAGTAGCCGCCAGTCTGCGTCCGTACCTCTCAGAGCACGACGCCATCCTCCTTGAAAATCACGGTGCCGTCAGCTCCGGCAAAAATCTGCTCGACGCATTCATGAAGATGGAAACCATCGAGCATCTTGCTCAAGTAGCGCTCGCCGCCCACCGATTAGGCTCTCCTCGTCTTCTGCAGCCCGAGCAGATTCAAGCGCTGCAGCGTGCCAAAACCAGATACGTCAACAACGCCCAGAACGGAAACCCATCGGAGATCGCACCGAGAGACAGATCAAACCCTGAAACGAACATTGAAACGTACCTTGAAGATCGTGCCCGCATCTCGGCCTGATCTGCTTCGTCCTTCTTTTTCGATCCACGAAGCTGCCGACTGTGACTCTCAGCAGGCCCGATTCAGCGGGACTGATACACACTGTTGCGAACCATCTTTGATGCGATCGCGATACCGACGAGCAGAGAAGCTACTTCCAACCACGAACTCCTCAAGCGCAGGAAGAACTAATATTTCCTGCGATCTGTAGAACTCCGCTCTCACCGTTCGTCGTTAGAGTGAAGGCCGGATGAACCACCCCGGCTGGAAACCAATATAGGAGAAGATATGCCGCAATATCTGGTTGCGATTCAACACCCTGAGAACTATGAACTGCCCGTGGACGCTGATGCGATGATTCGTGACATCAACGCGTTGAACCGAGAGATGATCGCTGCCGGCGTAAGGGATTTTGCCGGTGGACTGCAATCGGCGGGAAAGGCGAAATCGGTGCGTAAGCAGGCCGGCGGAGAGGTCGTCGTCAGCGATGGTCCGTATCTCGAGGCGAAGGAGCACGTGGGCGGTCTGTGGCTGCTCAAGTGTGCCGACATGGACGAGGCGGTCGGTTGGGCACGCAAGGCCGCCGTCGCTTGCAGAGTACCGGTCGAGGTGCGCGAGTTCCTTGTCACTCCGGAGAAGTGGAAAGCCAATCCTGAACAATAAGGAGCCTCAATGCGTTTCATGATGATCGTGATGCCTAAAGGATACGAATCGGCAGCGCCGGACGCAGCTCCCAGTGCGGAAGCGGTGGCAAAGAGGATGGAGTACAACAAGAGTCTGCAAAAAGCGGGCGTCCTGCTCGCGCTCGATGGGCTCTTTCCACCCTCTGCGGGGGCACGGATCTCGTACTCCAACGGGAAACCCACAGTGACGGACGGGCCGTTTCCTGACGCCAAAGAAGTCATCGGGGGCTACTGGATCATTCAGGTGCGCTCGCCCGAAGAAGCAATCGAATGGGCAAAGCGTGCGCCGATGTCCAACAACGAGATCATCGAAGTTCGCCAGATTCACGAGATGAGCGATTTCCCTGAGGATGTGCAGCACGCAGCCGAAGGTTTTGAGACTCTCTCGAACGCGGAAGCCGCAAAGGCATGACGGACATCCACAGGACGATCGAGGCCGTGTGGAAGATCGAGTCCGCACGCCTCATCGCCGGCATTGCCCGCGTTACTCGCGATATCGGCATCGCCGAGGAGCTCGCCCAGGACGCCCTCGTCACGGCCCTCGAGCAGTGGCCCGAGCAAGGCATCCCGGACAATCCCGCTGCTTGGCTGATGACGGCGGCGAAGCGGCGCGCCATCGATTCGCTGCGCCGTGGTCGCATGCTTATACAAAAGCACGAAGAAGTTGCCAGGGAACTTGAACTTCAACAGCAGTTGCTCGCAGATGCATTGGATCAAGCATTGGATCAGGTCATCGATGATGATGTCCTGCGGCTCATCTTCACCGCGTGTCATCCCGTGCTTGCGGTGGAAGGACGCATCGCGCTGACGTTGCGCCTGGTCTGCGGTCTCACGACGGTGGAGATCGCCCGCGCCTTCCTCGTGCCGGAGAAGACACTAGGGCAGCGGATCTTCCGCGCCAAAAAGACTCTCTCTGAAGCTCATGTTCCCTTTGAGACGCCACGCGGTGACGAGTTGCGCCGCAGGGTGGACTCCGTACTCTCCGTCGTCTACCTCATCTTCAACGAGGGATATACCGCTACCTCAGGGGAAGAGTGGATGCGGTCTGCGCTCTGTGACGATGCGTTGCGGCTCGGACGCATGCTCGCGCAACTTCTTCCAGGAGAGTCGGAGGTTCACGGTCTTCTGGCACTCATGGAACTACAGGCGTCACGCTCTGCCGCTCGCAGGGGACGAACGGGCGAAGCAGTTTTATTGCCGAA is drawn from Edaphobacter lichenicola and contains these coding sequences:
- a CDS encoding RNA polymerase sigma factor yields the protein MTDIHRTIEAVWKIESARLIAGIARVTRDIGIAEELAQDALVTALEQWPEQGIPDNPAAWLMTAAKRRAIDSLRRGRMLIQKHEEVARELELQQQLLADALDQALDQVIDDDVLRLIFTACHPVLAVEGRIALTLRLVCGLTTVEIARAFLVPEKTLGQRIFRAKKTLSEAHVPFETPRGDELRRRVDSVLSVVYLIFNEGYTATSGEEWMRSALCDDALRLGRMLAQLLPGESEVHGLLALMELQASRSAARRGRTGEAVLLPNQDRSLWDYAQIQRGMTALAHAQRLGGGAANYALQAAIAACHTRARTPEETDWERIVLLYDALLQISPSPIVALNRAVAVGMAQGPAAGLDAVDKLAPDPALAGYHLLPCVRGDLLTKMGRFSEARGEVQRAIAMTQNLREQELLMEKLKQIEKAAASA
- a CDS encoding radical SAM protein; protein product: MKKSEVLHAWTRILSGRAPSLSIEITKECPLRCPGCYAFDPAHLGNNTLLTELSDFRGEELVNRILSLLDKQKPLHVSLVGGDPFVRYRELEQLIPQIEARGIHTQIVTSAFRVIPASWRKYKKLNIVVSIDGLQPEHDVRRAPATYDRILKNIVGTKITIHSTITSQIASRPGYLEEFLRFWSDNPAIVKIWFSLFTPQRGATDPEILTKGQRVSVMNELRLLRPRFPKLDMHDIVIDEIATPPSSPEECIFARTTETISADLTTKITPCQFGGDPDCSQCGCIASMGLAAVGHHKLVGGLTAGHLFLASDRFGKNWRTLQNAFTSKPTVRTKPEPFHILPTETLTKERGKA
- a CDS encoding YciI family protein, whose product is MPQYLVAIQHPENYELPVDADAMIRDINALNREMIAAGVRDFAGGLQSAGKAKSVRKQAGGEVVVSDGPYLEAKEHVGGLWLLKCADMDEAVGWARKAAVACRVPVEVREFLVTPEKWKANPEQ
- a CDS encoding class II aldolase/adducin family protein yields the protein MVIADLHGRLLCGTRRVTSEVGMHLAIYEKRPDVQAVIHSHPPIATAFACSGRALDEVLCQEAVMTVGRIPLAPYATTGTDEVAASLRPYLSEHDAILLENHGAVSSGKNLLDAFMKMETIEHLAQVALAAHRLGSPRLLQPEQIQALQRAKTRYVNNAQNGNPSEIAPRDRSNPETNIETYLEDRARISA
- a CDS encoding dolichyl-phosphate beta-glucosyltransferase produces the protein MAHPQLSIVIPAFNESARIEHALDRVLSCVAEQGWDAEVLVIDDGSTDNTAAIVQRWMPEHPRLHLVQNPGNRGKGYSVRNGLLQAAGDIVMFTDADLSSPMEEAERLIAALNDGADVAIGSRWMDRTRQTIHQPLYRQFFGRCFNWVTRTVMGLPFKDTQCGFKAFKRSAAQVIFRLQTIERWGFDPEILFIARKLKYTIREVPVTWGHDERSRMSYLRDGMKMLEDMARIRGNFMAGRYDKAIAAMKDTSTMVTPQVEQAVHEVVPEVR
- a CDS encoding YciI family protein, encoding MRFMMIVMPKGYESAAPDAAPSAEAVAKRMEYNKSLQKAGVLLALDGLFPPSAGARISYSNGKPTVTDGPFPDAKEVIGGYWIIQVRSPEEAIEWAKRAPMSNNEIIEVRQIHEMSDFPEDVQHAAEGFETLSNAEAAKA